The Etheostoma spectabile isolate EspeVRDwgs_2016 chromosome 1, UIUC_Espe_1.0, whole genome shotgun sequence genome has a segment encoding these proteins:
- the rcn1 gene encoding reticulocalbin-1 isoform X1 yields the protein MDVFSFLTAALLCTVVVHAKPTLRKERVLHDPELARPAHEDNKSFQYDHEAFLGKEEARTFDQLTPEESKDRLSKIVDRIDGNVDGYITTAELKSWIKRVQKRYVYENVAKVWTDYDLNKDNKISWDEYKQATYGYYLANPEEFDESTDQFSFKKMLPRDERRFKTADLNGDLAADREEFTSFLHPEEFEHMRDIVVLETLEDIDKNGDGHVDEDEYIADMFAHEDGGPEPDWVKTEREQFSDFRDLNKDGKMDQEEIRHWIMPQDYDHAQAEARHLVYESDQDKDQMLTKEEILGNWNMFVGSQATNYGEDLTKNHDEL from the exons ATGGACGTCTTCTCCTTCTTGACTGCTGCGCTTCTGTGCACTGTTGTGGTGCACGCTAAGCCAACGTTAAGGAAAGAGAGAGTTCTTCATGACCCAGAACTGGCAAGGCCTGCCCACGAAGACAATAAAAGCTTCCAATACGACCATGAGGCCTTTCTTGGCAAAGAGGAGGCCAGAACATTTGACCAACTCACCCCCGAGGAGAGCAAAGACAGGCTCAG TAAAATAGTGGATCGGATAGACGGCAACGTCGATGGCTACATCACCACAGCCGAACTCAAGAGTTGGATAAAACGTGTACAGAAGCGTTACGTTTATGAGAATGTGGCAAAGGTGTGGACAGATTATGACCTGAACAAAGACAACAAGATTTCATGGGATGAGTACAAGCAAGCCACATACGGATACTACCTCG CCAATCCGGAGGAGTTTGATGAATCAACAGACCAGTTCAGCTTTAAGAAGATGCTCCCTCGTGATGAGAGGAGGTTTAAAACAGCTGATCTTAACGGGGACCTTGCAGCAGACAGAGAAGAGTTTACATCCTTCCTCCACCCTGAGGAATTTGAACACATGAGAGATATTGTGGTTCTG GAAACCCTGGAGGACATTGACAAGAACGGCGACGGACACGTGGATGAAGATGAGTATATTG CCGACATGTTTGCTCATGAGGACGGGGGTCCGGAGCCAGATTGGGTCAAGACCGAGAGGGAACAGTTCTCTGACTTTCGAGACCTGAACAAAGATGGTAAAATGGACCAGGAGGAAATCCGCCACTGGATTATGCCACAAGACTACGACCATGCACAAGCTGAGGCAAGACATCTGGTGTATGAGTCTGACCAGGACAAG GACCAGATGCTGACCAAAGAGGAGATCCTTGGAAATTGGAATATGTTTGTGGGAAGCCAGGCCACCAACTACGGAGAGGACCTCACCAAGAACCATGACGAGCTCTGA
- the rcn1 gene encoding reticulocalbin-1 isoform X2 produces METKRVGEAAAPAAGGTARGSEEESKIVDRIDGNVDGYITTAELKSWIKRVQKRYVYENVAKVWTDYDLNKDNKISWDEYKQATYGYYLANPEEFDESTDQFSFKKMLPRDERRFKTADLNGDLAADREEFTSFLHPEEFEHMRDIVVLETLEDIDKNGDGHVDEDEYIADMFAHEDGGPEPDWVKTEREQFSDFRDLNKDGKMDQEEIRHWIMPQDYDHAQAEARHLVYESDQDKDQMLTKEEILGNWNMFVGSQATNYGEDLTKNHDEL; encoded by the exons TAAAATAGTGGATCGGATAGACGGCAACGTCGATGGCTACATCACCACAGCCGAACTCAAGAGTTGGATAAAACGTGTACAGAAGCGTTACGTTTATGAGAATGTGGCAAAGGTGTGGACAGATTATGACCTGAACAAAGACAACAAGATTTCATGGGATGAGTACAAGCAAGCCACATACGGATACTACCTCG CCAATCCGGAGGAGTTTGATGAATCAACAGACCAGTTCAGCTTTAAGAAGATGCTCCCTCGTGATGAGAGGAGGTTTAAAACAGCTGATCTTAACGGGGACCTTGCAGCAGACAGAGAAGAGTTTACATCCTTCCTCCACCCTGAGGAATTTGAACACATGAGAGATATTGTGGTTCTG GAAACCCTGGAGGACATTGACAAGAACGGCGACGGACACGTGGATGAAGATGAGTATATTG CCGACATGTTTGCTCATGAGGACGGGGGTCCGGAGCCAGATTGGGTCAAGACCGAGAGGGAACAGTTCTCTGACTTTCGAGACCTGAACAAAGATGGTAAAATGGACCAGGAGGAAATCCGCCACTGGATTATGCCACAAGACTACGACCATGCACAAGCTGAGGCAAGACATCTGGTGTATGAGTCTGACCAGGACAAG GACCAGATGCTGACCAAAGAGGAGATCCTTGGAAATTGGAATATGTTTGTGGGAAGCCAGGCCACCAACTACGGAGAGGACCTCACCAAGAACCATGACGAGCTCTGA